One part of the Diadema setosum chromosome 22, eeDiaSeto1, whole genome shotgun sequence genome encodes these proteins:
- the LOC140245164 gene encoding melatonin receptor type 1B-A-like, translating into MALSTEATVRFAVSLILSVVGTLGNVCALVVVTKSPALRKRSNAFLVNLSFVDFLVTAVVMPMFLAQTYYQSWPSTYGSCQAFTYLFIACPGNSFLTALLFTLYCYVKITKSSVLFERLFSGYKVLVYLLCIWICSITFTILAELISAKIKYVDVYMYCFYEPHDHKSWVYFAVFSGIGGIVILAVPLAYNHIYRSVRCARQRIHAAPPADQQNTTQHGPCSRSVHSKEELRITKVALLVSCEVIITCLPGCINLMLQQAIPAAVPAWRYISILLLVKSAINRYLYGWINKHYMNAYRKVFAPCFRNSQPSENSDCVDNINNRSNDKVSETKQSS; encoded by the coding sequence ATGGCCCTCTCTACGGAAGCTACAGTACGATTTGCTGTCAGCCTTATCCTGAGTGTTGTTGGAACATTGGGAAATGTTTGTGCCCTAGTGGTGGTGACCAAGTCACCAGCCTTGCGGAAACGGAGCAATGCCTTCTTGGTCAACCTGTCATTTGTTGACTTCCTTGTGACTGCTGTTGTCATGCCCATGTTCCTTGCACAAACCTACTATCAATCGTGGCCTTCAACTTATGGATCATGCCAGGCGTTTACTTACCTGTTCATCGCCTGTCCAGGAAATTCCTTTCTTACTGCCTTACTCTTTACTCTATATTGCTATGTAAAGATCACTAAATCTTCAGTGTTGTTTGAAAGACTATTCAGTGGATACAAGGTTCTTGTTTATCTCTTGTGTATATGGATTTGCTCCATTACTTTCACAATCTTGGCAGAATTGATATCTGCTAAAATCAAGTATGTAGATGTCTACATGTACTGTTTTTATGAACCTCATGACCACAAGTCATGGGTCTACTTTGCAGTGTTTTCTGGCATAGGAGGAATAGTCATTCTTGCGGTGCCCCTAGCCTACAACCACATCTATCGCTCAGTGCGATGTGCTCGCCAAAGGATTCACGCTGCACCCCCTGCTGATCAGCAGAATACAACTCAGCATGGTCCCTGTAGCAGAAGTGTACACAGCAAAGAAGAGCTGCGCATTACCAAAGTTGCTCTGTTGGTATCATGTGAGGTAATAATAACCTGCCTTCCTGGTTGTATCAATTTGATGCTGCAACAAGCCATTCCTGCAGCAGTGCCTGCTTGGAGGTATATCTCAATATTGCTCCTGGTGAAGTCTGCCATCAACCGATATCTGTATGGATGGATCAACAAGCACTACATGAATGCATATCGCAAGGTCTTTGCACCCTGCTTCAGGAACAGTCAGCCTTCTGAGAATTCAGACTGTGTGGATAACATTAACAATCGCAGTAATGATAAAGTATCTGAAACTAAGCAATCTTCCTAG